From a region of the Pseudomonas fulva 12-X genome:
- the ribBA gene encoding bifunctional 3,4-dihydroxy-2-butanone-4-phosphate synthase/GTP cyclohydrolase II, protein MALNSIEELVEDIRAGKMVILMDDEDRENEGDLIIASECVTAEHINFMARFARGLICMPMTRERCETLKLPLMAPRNGSGFGTKFTVSIEAAEGVTTGISAADRARTVQAAAAKNAVAEDIVSPGHIFPLMAQPGGVLARAGHTEAACDLARMGGFEPSGVICEIMNDDGTMARRPELEEFAAKHGIKIGTIADLIHYRMLHERTVQRIAEQPLDSEVGQFNLVTYRDSVEGDVHMAVTLGTICAEEPTLVRVHNMDPMRDLLMVRQPGRWSLRAAMTEVAEAGSGVVLLLGHSLGGDEVLAHIREAGGNTTAKAPSTYSTVGAGSQILRDLGVRKMRLMSAPMKFNAISGFDLEVVEYLPPK, encoded by the coding sequence ATGGCACTCAACAGTATCGAAGAGCTGGTCGAAGACATCCGCGCCGGCAAGATGGTCATCCTCATGGATGACGAAGACCGCGAGAACGAAGGCGACCTGATCATCGCCTCCGAATGCGTGACCGCCGAGCACATCAATTTCATGGCCCGCTTCGCCCGTGGCCTGATCTGCATGCCGATGACCCGCGAGCGTTGCGAAACCCTCAAGCTGCCGCTGATGGCGCCGCGCAACGGTTCCGGCTTTGGCACCAAGTTCACCGTGTCCATCGAAGCGGCCGAAGGCGTCACCACCGGCATTTCCGCCGCCGACCGCGCGCGTACCGTGCAGGCTGCTGCGGCGAAGAATGCGGTGGCTGAGGATATCGTCAGCCCTGGCCACATCTTTCCGCTGATGGCTCAGCCCGGCGGCGTGCTGGCACGTGCCGGCCATACCGAGGCGGCCTGCGATCTGGCGCGCATGGGCGGCTTTGAGCCGAGCGGGGTGATCTGCGAGATCATGAACGACGACGGCACCATGGCCCGTCGCCCGGAGCTGGAAGAGTTCGCTGCCAAGCACGGCATCAAGATCGGCACCATCGCCGACCTGATCCATTACCGCATGCTCCACGAGCGCACCGTACAGCGCATCGCCGAACAGCCGCTGGACAGCGAAGTGGGCCAGTTCAACCTGGTGACCTACCGCGATTCGGTGGAAGGCGACGTGCACATGGCCGTGACCCTGGGCACCATCTGCGCCGAAGAACCGACCCTGGTGCGCGTGCACAACATGGACCCCATGCGTGACCTGCTGATGGTGCGCCAGCCGGGGCGCTGGAGCCTGCGCGCGGCGATGACCGAAGTGGCCGAAGCCGGCAGCGGTGTGGTCTTGTTGCTCGGCCATTCCCTGGGCGGCGACGAGGTACTGGCGCATATCCGCGAAGCGGGGGGCAACACCACGGCCAAGGCGCCAAGCACCTACAGCACGGTTGGTGCCGGTTCGCAGATCCTGCGTGACCTGGGCGTGCGCAAGATGCGCCTGATGAGCGCGCCGATGAAGTTCAACGCGATATCCGGTTTCGACCTGGAAGTTGTAGAATACCTGCCCCCGAAATGA
- the ribH gene encoding 6,7-dimethyl-8-ribityllumazine synthase, whose protein sequence is MTLKTIEGTFIAPKGRFALVVGRFNSFVVESLVSGAVDALVRHGISEDDITIIRAPGAFEIPLVAQKVAQRGEFNAIIALGAVIRGGTPHFEYVAGECTKGLSQVSMEFGVPVAFGVLTVDSIEQAIERSGTKAGNKGAEAALSALEMVSLLAQLEAK, encoded by the coding sequence ATGACACTCAAGACCATCGAAGGTACTTTCATCGCTCCCAAGGGTCGCTTCGCCCTAGTGGTCGGCCGCTTCAACAGCTTCGTGGTCGAAAGCCTGGTCAGCGGCGCGGTCGACGCCCTGGTTCGCCACGGCATCAGCGAAGACGACATCACCATCATTCGCGCACCGGGTGCCTTCGAAATCCCGCTGGTTGCCCAGAAAGTCGCCCAGCGTGGCGAGTTCAACGCCATCATCGCCCTTGGCGCGGTGATCCGGGGCGGCACCCCGCACTTCGAATACGTGGCCGGTGAGTGCACCAAGGGCCTGTCCCAGGTCTCCATGGAGTTCGGCGTACCGGTCGCCTTCGGCGTGCTGACCGTCGACTCCATCGAGCAGGCCATCGAGCGTTCCGGCACCAAGGCCGGCAACAAGGGCGCCGAAGCTGCCCTGTCCGCTCTGGAAATGGTCAGCCTGCTGGCGCAGTTGGAGGCCAAGTGA
- the nusB gene encoding transcription antitermination factor NusB, giving the protein MSQNDNKPAKKGPSPKLLARRQARTLAMQALYSWHIAGQALNEIEAQFRVDNDFSAVDGAYFHEILHGVPRQKSEIDALFEPLLDRPLDEIDPVELSILRLSTYELRNRIDVPYRVVINEGIELAKVFGATDGHKFVNGVLDKLAPTLRADEVRDFNKR; this is encoded by the coding sequence GTGAGCCAGAACGACAACAAGCCAGCCAAGAAAGGCCCGAGCCCCAAGCTGCTGGCTCGCCGTCAGGCGCGCACCCTGGCCATGCAGGCCCTGTACTCCTGGCACATCGCTGGGCAGGCGCTCAACGAGATCGAAGCGCAGTTTCGGGTCGACAACGATTTCAGCGCGGTCGACGGCGCCTACTTCCACGAGATCCTGCACGGCGTGCCGCGCCAGAAGAGCGAGATCGATGCGCTGTTCGAGCCGCTGCTCGACCGCCCGCTGGACGAGATCGACCCGGTCGAGCTGTCCATCCTGCGTCTGTCCACCTACGAGCTGCGTAACCGCATCGACGTGCCGTACCGCGTGGTGATCAACGAAGGCATCGAGCTCGCCAAGGTGTTCGGCGCCACCGACGGTCACAAGTTCGTCAACGGCGTGCTCGACAAGCTGGCGCCGACCCTGCGCGCCGACGAAGTCCGCGACTTCAACAAGCGCTGA
- the thiL gene encoding thiamine-phosphate kinase: MGEFELIRHYFAAAACAQAADGVVLGIGDDCALLEVPAGEQLAVSTDTLVAGVHFPVDAPGELLGQRALAVSVSDLAAMGATPLAFTLALTLPEVSPDWLADFTAGLESMARQCGVRLVGGDTTRGPLSLTLTVFGRVPAGQALTRAGARPGDLLCVGGNLGNGAGALPFVLGERAEQAQSTELLAHYWSPMPQLQLGKALRCLATAALDISDGLLADCGHIARASGVALFVEQQRLPLSAALLACMGDERARQLALGGGDDYVLAFTLPTEKLDALRAMGQPVTVIGRVEAGQGVHLLDADGRVIEPRYSGYQHFGSNRD, from the coding sequence TTGGGCGAGTTCGAGCTGATTCGTCATTACTTCGCCGCAGCCGCCTGTGCACAGGCGGCCGATGGCGTGGTCCTGGGAATCGGCGATGACTGCGCCCTGCTCGAGGTGCCGGCCGGCGAACAACTGGCGGTGTCCACCGACACCCTGGTAGCCGGCGTGCATTTTCCGGTCGACGCGCCGGGTGAGCTGCTCGGCCAGCGCGCCCTGGCCGTTTCGGTCAGTGACCTGGCTGCCATGGGCGCGACGCCCTTGGCCTTCACCCTGGCGCTGACCCTTCCCGAGGTTTCCCCCGACTGGCTGGCCGACTTCACGGCCGGGCTGGAAAGCATGGCGCGCCAGTGTGGCGTACGCCTGGTCGGCGGCGACACCACCCGCGGGCCGCTGAGCCTGACCCTTACCGTTTTCGGCCGCGTGCCCGCCGGCCAGGCGCTGACCCGCGCCGGTGCGCGCCCCGGTGATCTGCTCTGTGTCGGCGGCAACCTGGGCAATGGCGCCGGCGCGCTGCCGTTCGTGCTCGGCGAGCGTGCCGAGCAGGCGCAAAGCACCGAACTGCTCGCCCACTACTGGTCGCCCATGCCGCAGCTGCAGCTTGGCAAGGCCCTGCGCTGCCTCGCTACCGCGGCGCTGGATATCTCCGATGGCCTGCTCGCCGACTGCGGGCATATCGCTCGGGCGTCCGGCGTGGCGCTGTTCGTCGAGCAGCAACGCCTGCCGCTGTCGGCGGCGTTGCTGGCCTGCATGGGCGACGAACGCGCCCGCCAGCTGGCGCTCGGTGGTGGCGACGACTACGTGCTTGCCTTTACCCTGCCTACCGAGAAACTGGACGCGCTGCGCGCCATGGGCCAGCCTGTAACCGTGATCGGTCGCGTCGAGGCCGGACAGGGCGTGCATCTTCTGGACGCCGACGGCCGCGTCATCGAGCCACGGTACAGTGGCTACCAACATTTCGGATCGAACCGTGACTGA
- a CDS encoding phosphatidylglycerophosphatase A family protein — MTDHPKQVPAEFVPPSVWRNPWHFLAFGFGTGTMAKAPGTWGSLAAVPFIPLWQMLPDWGYWLMLGVTMLFGVWLCGKVADDLRVHDHEGIVWDEMVGMWITLWLVPEGWGWVFVGFLMFRFFDILKPWPIRWIDRHVHGGFGIMLDDVLAGVFAWLSMQLLVWGWANGLAANLGFA, encoded by the coding sequence GTGACTGATCATCCCAAGCAAGTTCCCGCCGAATTCGTACCACCGTCCGTGTGGCGCAACCCCTGGCATTTCCTGGCCTTCGGCTTCGGTACCGGCACCATGGCCAAGGCCCCGGGCACCTGGGGCTCGCTGGCTGCGGTGCCGTTCATCCCGCTGTGGCAGATGCTGCCGGACTGGGGCTACTGGCTGATGCTCGGGGTGACCATGCTGTTCGGCGTGTGGCTGTGCGGCAAGGTGGCCGACGACCTGCGCGTGCATGACCACGAGGGCATCGTCTGGGACGAGATGGTCGGCATGTGGATCACCCTGTGGCTGGTGCCCGAAGGCTGGGGCTGGGTATTCGTAGGCTTTCTGATGTTCCGCTTCTTCGACATTCTCAAGCCTTGGCCGATCCGCTGGATCGACCGCCACGTGCATGGCGGCTTCGGCATCATGCTCGACGACGTGCTGGCCGGGGTATTCGCCTGGCTGTCCATGCAACTGCTGGTCTGGGGCTGGGCCAATGGCCTGGCGGCCAATCTGGGTTTCGCCTGA
- a CDS encoding substrate-binding periplasmic protein, translating into MTMRAMLLALLLSIGVCAQAGSEVPTSIRMASDVWVDRINPDGTGLSWDILRKVFEPAGVRLEMQIVPYTRSIGLVKRGEADAWVASYQNEVSGGVVYPTWHYDSDLISALSLVSKPEPDQAQLGRSRLVWMRGYEYQRYIPGLTHYNELQRRSGILSMLDQGHADYYIDARPEVEQVLAGAEQPGKYRATDLLRLPLYIGFSDTPRGRALAQLFDQRMAELVKTDELRAIFERWGQHYPFE; encoded by the coding sequence ATGACGATGCGCGCGATGCTGCTGGCTTTGCTGTTGTCGATTGGCGTATGCGCCCAGGCGGGCAGCGAGGTGCCGACGTCCATTCGCATGGCCAGCGACGTGTGGGTCGACCGCATCAACCCGGACGGCACCGGCCTGTCCTGGGACATTCTGCGCAAGGTCTTCGAGCCCGCCGGCGTGCGCCTGGAGATGCAGATCGTGCCTTACACTCGCTCCATCGGCCTGGTGAAACGCGGCGAGGCCGATGCCTGGGTGGCGTCGTACCAGAACGAAGTCAGCGGCGGCGTGGTGTACCCGACCTGGCATTACGATTCGGACCTGATCAGCGCCCTGAGCCTGGTCAGCAAGCCCGAGCCCGACCAGGCCCAGCTCGGCCGCTCGCGCCTGGTGTGGATGCGCGGCTATGAGTACCAGCGCTACATCCCTGGTCTGACCCACTACAACGAGCTGCAGCGGCGCAGCGGCATCCTGTCGATGCTCGACCAGGGCCACGCCGACTACTACATCGACGCCCGCCCCGAGGTCGAACAAGTGCTCGCCGGCGCCGAGCAACCGGGTAAATATCGCGCCACCGACCTGCTGCGCCTGCCGCTGTATATCGGCTTTTCCGACACCCCGCGTGGGCGCGCGCTGGCCCAACTGTTCGATCAGCGCATGGCCGAACTGGTGAAAACAGACGAGCTGCGCGCGATCTTCGAGCGCTGGGGCCAGCATTACCCCTTCGAATAG
- a CDS encoding retropepsin-like aspartic protease family protein: MRRLIMLMVGLLAAPLLLAATSVQVVGLFPGAAVLSVDGQRKLVRVGQTGPGGVQVVSVDSRSAVLRVDGAERSYGLSREYNTAGVAAPQKQTLSIARSNGGHYWAEGAINGRAQQFLVDTGATSVALNENHARRLGIDYRTRGQPIQVSTASGTAKGWRVTLDKVSVGSLQVLGVEAVVLEGASPSEALLGMSFLNRVGWRVENNLLVLESRL; the protein is encoded by the coding sequence ATGCGTCGTTTGATCATGCTCATGGTAGGCCTGTTGGCCGCGCCGCTACTGCTGGCCGCCACATCGGTTCAGGTGGTCGGGCTGTTCCCCGGCGCTGCGGTGCTTTCGGTGGACGGCCAGCGCAAGCTGGTGCGCGTCGGCCAGACCGGGCCAGGTGGCGTGCAGGTGGTCAGCGTCGACAGCCGCAGCGCGGTGCTGCGTGTCGATGGCGCGGAGCGCAGCTACGGCCTGAGCCGCGAATACAACACCGCAGGCGTCGCCGCGCCGCAGAAACAGACTCTCAGCATCGCCCGCAGCAACGGCGGCCACTACTGGGCCGAAGGCGCGATCAATGGCCGCGCCCAGCAGTTTCTGGTCGATACCGGCGCCACGTCCGTGGCCCTCAATGAAAATCATGCCCGCCGCCTGGGCATCGACTACCGCACCCGTGGCCAGCCGATTCAGGTCAGCACCGCCAGCGGCACGGCCAAGGGCTGGCGGGTGACCCTCGACAAGGTCAGCGTCGGCTCGCTGCAGGTGCTGGGTGTCGAGGCGGTGGTGCTCGAAGGCGCCTCGCCGAGCGAAGCGCTGCTGGGCATGAGCTTTCTCAACCGCGTCGGCTGGCGGGTGGAAAACAACCTGCTGGTGCTTGAATCGCGCCTTTAA
- a CDS encoding cation:proton antiporter: MLDLVAAFIVLTTLLTYVNYRFIRLPPTIGVMATALIFSLIAQGLSQLGYPLIEIEAQQIIRRIDFSDILMTWFLPALLFAGALHVDLSDLRSYKWPIGLLATVGVLIATSVIGTLAFYIFALFGWHVDFIYCLLFGALISPTDPIAVMGILKSAGAPKPLATTIVGESLFNDGTAVVVFTILLGILQLGSTPTLGTVSWLFVHEAVGGLLFGAALGYGVLLMLRSIDQYQVEVMLTLALVFGGAALAARLHVSGPIAMVVAGLIIGNLGRKHAMSDESRRYVDGFWELIDEILNALLFALIGLELLLLPFAWLHIVAAFVLGGAVLVARLLTVAPAVFVMRRRAGGRRQVSHGAIRILTWGGLRGGVSVALALSLPLGDERDLLLSLTYIVVLTSILLQGLSIGPLVSRLYRGQPQVAVDDHH, translated from the coding sequence GTGCTCGACCTCGTTGCCGCCTTCATCGTCCTCACCACGCTGCTCACCTACGTCAATTACCGCTTCATCCGTCTGCCGCCGACCATCGGCGTGATGGCTACGGCGCTGATCTTCTCGCTGATCGCCCAGGGCCTGAGCCAACTCGGTTACCCGCTGATCGAGATCGAAGCGCAGCAGATAATCCGCCGCATCGACTTCTCCGACATCCTGATGACCTGGTTCCTGCCGGCCCTGCTGTTCGCCGGCGCCCTGCACGTCGACCTGAGCGATCTGCGCAGCTACAAGTGGCCGATCGGCCTGCTGGCCACCGTGGGCGTGCTGATCGCCACCAGCGTGATCGGCACCCTGGCGTTCTACATCTTCGCGCTGTTCGGCTGGCACGTGGATTTCATCTACTGCCTGCTGTTCGGCGCGCTGATCTCGCCCACCGACCCGATTGCGGTGATGGGTATCCTCAAGTCGGCCGGCGCGCCCAAGCCGCTGGCCACCACCATCGTCGGCGAGTCGCTGTTCAACGACGGTACCGCGGTGGTGGTGTTCACCATCCTGCTCGGCATCCTGCAGCTGGGCAGCACGCCGACCCTGGGCACGGTGAGCTGGCTGTTCGTTCACGAGGCGGTCGGCGGCCTGCTGTTCGGCGCCGCCCTGGGTTATGGCGTGCTGCTGATGCTGCGCAGCATCGACCAGTACCAGGTGGAAGTGATGCTGACTCTGGCACTGGTGTTCGGTGGCGCGGCGCTGGCCGCGCGCCTGCACGTGTCGGGGCCGATCGCCATGGTGGTGGCCGGCCTGATCATCGGCAACCTGGGCCGCAAGCACGCCATGTCGGACGAATCGCGCCGCTACGTGGACGGTTTCTGGGAGCTGATCGACGAGATCCTCAACGCCCTGCTGTTCGCCCTGATCGGCCTGGAACTGCTCCTGCTGCCGTTCGCCTGGCTGCACATCGTCGCCGCCTTCGTGCTCGGCGGCGCGGTGCTGGTGGCACGCCTGCTCACCGTGGCGCCAGCCGTGTTCGTGATGCGTCGCCGCGCTGGCGGGCGCCGCCAGGTGTCCCACGGGGCGATCCGCATCCTCACCTGGGGCGGGCTGCGTGGTGGTGTGTCGGTGGCACTGGCACTGTCATTGCCACTGGGCGATGAGCGTGACCTGCTGCTGAGCCTGACCTATATCGTCGTGCTCACTTCGATTCTGCTGCAGGGGCTGTCCATCGGCCCGCTGGTCAGCCGGCTATACCGTGGGCAGCCGCAGGTCGCGGTGGACGATCATCACTGA
- a CDS encoding ABC transporter permease has translation MLKSFGKVLLGAVALIAVLALLVHWITPAVLAQHREDLIYYLQAHLYLVFVSMLAALAVGIPAGILLSRPGREHSAERFMQVFNVGNTVPPLAVLAIALSVVGIGNGPAILALFLASLLPIVRNTYEGLRNVPGSLKEAATGIGMTPRQSLWKVELPNAVPIIVGGIRVALALNVGTAPLVFLIGANSLGSLIFPAIALEDQPLLILGAAATALLALLLDGLVAGVSRFWFERGVAR, from the coding sequence ATGCTGAAAAGCTTCGGCAAGGTGCTGCTGGGCGCTGTTGCGCTGATTGCGGTACTGGCCTTGCTGGTCCACTGGATCACCCCGGCGGTGCTCGCCCAGCACCGTGAAGATCTCATCTATTACCTGCAGGCGCACCTGTACCTGGTGTTCGTGTCGATGCTGGCGGCGCTGGCAGTCGGCATTCCGGCCGGCATCCTGCTCAGCCGGCCTGGCCGCGAGCACAGCGCCGAGCGCTTCATGCAGGTGTTCAACGTCGGCAACACCGTACCGCCGCTGGCGGTGCTGGCCATCGCCCTGTCGGTGGTCGGCATCGGTAACGGCCCGGCGATCCTCGCACTGTTCCTGGCCTCGCTGCTGCCCATCGTGCGCAACACCTACGAAGGCCTGCGCAACGTGCCGGGGTCGCTGAAGGAAGCCGCTACCGGCATCGGCATGACGCCGCGTCAGTCGCTGTGGAAGGTCGAGCTGCCCAACGCGGTGCCGATCATCGTCGGTGGCATTCGCGTGGCACTGGCGCTCAACGTCGGTACCGCGCCCCTGGTGTTCCTGATCGGCGCCAACAGCCTGGGCAGCCTGATCTTTCCCGCCATCGCCCTCGAAGACCAACCGCTGCTGATTCTCGGCGCGGCCGCCACCGCTCTGCTGGCGCTGCTGCTCGACGGTCTGGTGGCTGGCGTCAGCCGGTTCTGGTTCGAGCGTGGGGTGGCCCGTTGA
- a CDS encoding glycine betaine ABC transporter substrate-binding protein: MKSLVLCLGLLLAATSQAAEIRIGAKVFTEQVILSELTAQYLRPHGYEPRIVGNLGSTIAWNGMKSGQLDLTWEYTGTSLVAYNKVTERLDKEAAYQRVKELDAKEGAIWLAPSNFNNTYALALPEKVAEENPDIHSISDLAEALKKPGKGNRLLALDIEFANRSDGLKGLVKEYGLTFTRNEIRQMDPGLVYTALRNGQVFVGLVYTTDGRLDSFGLRLLEDDRKYFPDYTAAPVVNADYLKQHPELEELLKPLAERLDDATMRRLNARVDVDRETPAAVAADFLRQEKLIGEGN, from the coding sequence ATGAAGTCTCTCGTTCTGTGCCTCGGCCTGCTGCTGGCAGCGACCAGCCAGGCCGCAGAAATTCGTATCGGGGCCAAGGTGTTCACCGAACAGGTGATCCTCTCCGAACTCACCGCGCAGTACCTGCGCCCCCACGGCTATGAGCCGCGCATCGTCGGCAACCTGGGCAGCACCATCGCCTGGAACGGCATGAAGAGCGGTCAGCTGGACCTGACCTGGGAATACACCGGCACCTCGCTGGTGGCCTACAACAAGGTCACCGAGCGCCTCGACAAGGAAGCCGCCTACCAGCGCGTCAAGGAGCTGGACGCCAAAGAGGGCGCGATCTGGCTGGCGCCCTCGAACTTCAACAACACCTATGCCCTGGCGCTGCCGGAAAAGGTCGCCGAGGAAAATCCTGATATCCACAGCATCAGCGACCTGGCCGAGGCTCTGAAAAAGCCCGGCAAAGGCAATCGCCTGCTGGCACTGGATATCGAGTTTGCCAACCGCTCCGACGGCCTGAAAGGCCTGGTCAAGGAGTACGGCCTGACCTTCACCCGCAACGAAATCCGCCAGATGGACCCGGGCCTGGTCTACACCGCGCTGCGCAACGGCCAGGTGTTCGTCGGCCTGGTGTACACCACCGACGGCCGTCTGGACTCCTTCGGCCTGCGCCTGCTCGAGGACGACCGCAAGTACTTCCCGGACTACACCGCTGCGCCGGTGGTCAACGCCGACTACCTCAAGCAGCACCCGGAACTCGAGGAGCTGCTCAAGCCGCTCGCCGAGCGCCTGGACGACGCCACCATGCGTCGCCTCAACGCCCGTGTCGACGTCGATCGCGAAACACCGGCGGCGGTAGCCGCGGACTTCCTGCGTCAGGAAAAACTGATCGGGGAGGGCAACTGA
- a CDS encoding ABC transporter permease yields MDFMTAFQHIDWAEVFSLTVEHVTLVGIAVGLAILIGVPLGILMTRFPWLAGPLQGLATVVLTLPAIALFGLLLPFYSQFGQGLGPLPAVTAVFLYSLLPILRNTYLALTSVEPGIREAGRGIGMSFWQRLRMVDLPIAVPVILAGVRTAVVMNIGVMTIAATIGAGGLGVLILTAISRSDMATLFVGAVLVSLLAIVADLFLQWLQKTLTPRGLKAAH; encoded by the coding sequence ATGGATTTCATGACCGCTTTCCAGCATATCGACTGGGCCGAGGTATTCAGCCTGACCGTCGAGCACGTCACCCTGGTTGGCATCGCTGTGGGCCTGGCGATTCTCATCGGTGTGCCGCTGGGCATTCTGATGACCCGCTTCCCCTGGCTCGCCGGCCCGCTGCAGGGCCTGGCCACCGTGGTGCTGACCCTCCCGGCCATCGCCCTGTTCGGCCTGCTGCTGCCGTTCTACTCGCAATTCGGCCAGGGCCTGGGCCCACTGCCGGCGGTAACCGCGGTGTTCCTGTACTCGCTGCTGCCGATTCTGCGCAACACCTACCTGGCGCTAACCAGCGTGGAGCCGGGCATTCGTGAAGCCGGCCGCGGCATCGGCATGAGCTTCTGGCAACGCCTGCGCATGGTCGACCTGCCCATCGCCGTGCCGGTGATCCTGGCTGGTGTACGCACCGCCGTGGTGATGAACATCGGCGTGATGACCATCGCCGCCACCATCGGCGCCGGCGGCCTTGGCGTGCTGATTCTTACCGCCATCAGCCGCAGTGACATGGCCACCCTGTTCGTTGGCGCCGTGCTGGTGAGCCTGCTCGCCATCGTCGCCGACCTGTTTTTGCAGTGGCTGCAGAAAACGCTCACTCCCCGTGGCCTGAAAGCCGCCCACTGA
- a CDS encoding ABC transporter ATP-binding protein, translating into MIQLDKLTKKFQQKGKDVVAVNEVSLTVDEGQICVFLGPSGCGKSTTLKMINRLIEPTSGRVLINGEDTTGIDEVTLRRNIGYVIQQIGLFPNMTIEENITVVPKLLGWDKKRCHERAVELMSMVQLEPKQYLSRYPRELSGGQQQRIGVIRALAADAPVLLMDEPFGAVDPVNRDAIQNEFFQMQRALNKTVIMVSHDIDEAIKLGDKIAIFKDGTLLQFDHPDTLLAHPADDFVSGFVGQDSTLKRLLLIRAEDAADDAPSVLAETSIADAVELMEEHDRRHLVVTDAGKKALGYVRRRDMRGQGGSVQPFVQPFNATAAHDEHLRILLSRMYEFNRSWLPVLSAENDFLGEVTQESIADYLSSGRSRGKSSIVSPAEQVAS; encoded by the coding sequence ATGATTCAACTCGACAAACTGACCAAGAAATTCCAGCAGAAAGGCAAGGACGTGGTCGCCGTCAACGAAGTCAGCCTGACCGTCGACGAAGGCCAGATCTGCGTGTTCCTCGGCCCGTCCGGCTGCGGCAAGAGCACCACCCTGAAGATGATCAACCGGCTGATCGAGCCGACTTCCGGGCGCGTGCTGATCAACGGTGAAGACACCACCGGCATCGACGAAGTGACCCTGCGCCGCAACATCGGCTACGTGATCCAGCAGATCGGTCTGTTCCCCAACATGACCATCGAGGAGAACATCACCGTGGTGCCCAAGCTGCTCGGCTGGGACAAGAAGCGTTGCCACGAGCGTGCTGTGGAGCTAATGAGCATGGTGCAACTGGAGCCCAAGCAGTACCTGTCGCGTTATCCGCGCGAACTGTCCGGCGGCCAGCAGCAGCGGATCGGCGTGATCCGCGCCCTGGCGGCCGACGCCCCGGTATTGCTGATGGACGAGCCCTTCGGTGCGGTCGACCCGGTCAACCGCGACGCCATCCAGAACGAGTTCTTCCAGATGCAGCGCGCGCTGAACAAGACCGTGATCATGGTCAGCCACGACATCGACGAGGCCATCAAGCTGGGCGACAAGATCGCCATCTTCAAGGACGGCACGCTGCTCCAGTTCGATCACCCGGACACCCTCCTGGCGCACCCGGCCGACGATTTCGTCAGCGGTTTCGTCGGCCAGGACAGCACCCTCAAGCGCCTGCTGCTGATCCGCGCCGAAGACGCCGCCGACGATGCGCCCTCGGTACTGGCCGAGACCAGCATCGCCGATGCCGTGGAGCTGATGGAGGAGCACGATCGCCGTCACCTGGTGGTCACCGACGCCGGCAAGAAGGCCCTGGGCTACGTTCGCCGTCGCGATATGCGCGGTCAGGGCGGTTCGGTGCAGCCGTTCGTGCAGCCGTTCAATGCCACCGCCGCCCACGACGAGCACCTGCGCATCCTGTTGTCGCGCATGTACGAGTTCAACCGCTCGTGGCTGCCGGTGCTCAGTGCGGAAAATGACTTCCTTGGCGAGGTCACTCAGGAATCCATTGCCGACTACCTCAGCTCCGGGCGCTCGCGGGGCAAGAGCAGCATCGTCTCGCCGGCCGAGCAAGTCGCCAGCTGA
- a CDS encoding cupin domain-containing protein produces MNIQQIVDFAHSTGSAESYRPAAEKILKGDPQQQVRNHYASPCGQFNTGIWEGEVGQWTVNYTEHEYCEILQGVSVLRGNDGNAKTVRAGDRFVIPAGFTGTWEVLETCRKVYVIFEQA; encoded by the coding sequence ATGAACATTCAGCAGATCGTCGATTTCGCCCACAGCACTGGCAGCGCCGAAAGCTACCGCCCCGCTGCCGAGAAGATCCTCAAGGGTGACCCGCAGCAACAGGTGCGCAACCACTACGCGAGCCCCTGCGGGCAGTTCAATACGGGAATCTGGGAGGGCGAGGTCGGCCAGTGGACGGTGAATTACACCGAGCACGAATACTGCGAAATCCTCCAGGGCGTGTCGGTGCTGCGTGGCAACGACGGCAATGCCAAGACCGTGCGCGCCGGTGATCGCTTCGTGATCCCGGCCGGCTTCACCGGCACCTGGGAAGTGCTGGAAACCTGCCGGAAGGTGTATGTGATCTTCGAGCAGGCCTGA